A section of the Malus sylvestris chromosome 17, drMalSylv7.2, whole genome shotgun sequence genome encodes:
- the LOC126612031 gene encoding phosphate transporter PHO1 homolog 9-like, which produces MKFGKEFVSQMVPEWQDAYMDYNSLKLILKDILRFRKKNASSTPMAATSAGSTLKRRVSLYRAFSGLTSRQRGSLRKKEDEEILVGEEGEEGQWQTRFLMPADEGGEFEVVFFRSLDDEFNKVNCFYKKKVGEVVEEAEELNRQMDALIALRLKVDNPEVDIGGTDLASNGISSVSAVHPTSGRKTGGEDMDVINEVEMSDEEEMEDDEERGGKESETDDRKANRGTVDIQGLKPPQLEVLDHIKINMIPETPVSTIKSIFQQNYLSFSKKQLRKVEEQMKQAFSEFYQKLRLLKSYCFLNQLAFSKIMKKYDKFSSRNASKVYLNMVDNSYLSSSDEVTRLLERVETTFIKHFANGNRRKGMKTLRPKARREKHRSTFFLGLLSGGSIALVVAIIVLMHARNILESDGRVLYMENIFPFCSLFGFIVLHLIMFSANIFFWRCYRVNYPFIFGFKQGSEIGYRQLCLLSSGIAILALAGVISTLDMELDPRTKSFVALKELVPLGLVIVVLLIMFCPFNVIYRSSRYFLLLCISHCLLAPLYKVTLPDFFLADQLTSQVQAFRSLEFYVCYYGWGDFKKRSHNCLDSHVFKSFYFVVAIIPYWIRSLQCVRRLIEERDGMQGLNALKYFSTIVAVAMRTSYGLKEGMTSKILAIVSSVVATVVGTYWDIVIDWGLLQRNSKNPWLRDKLLVSNHSVYFIAMVLNVVLRLAWMQSVLGIREAPFVHRTALTAMVACLEIIRRGIWNFFRLENEHLNNVGKYRAFKSVPLPFNYERDYTRSS; this is translated from the exons atgaagttcGGAAAAGAGTTTGTTTCGCAAATGGTGCCGGAATGGCAAGATGCATACATGGACTACAACTCTCTCAAGCTTATCTTAAAAGACATCCTGCGTTTCCGGAAGAAAAATGCATCATCGACGCCAATGGCGGCGACTTCGGCAGGGTCGACACTAAAGAGGAGGGTGTCACTCTATAGAGCATTCAGCGGGCTGACAAGCCGGCAACGGGGCTCgctgaggaagaaggaggacgAGGAGATACTTGTGGGTGAAGAAGGTGAGGAAGGGCAGTGGCAGACAAGGTTTTTGATGCCGGCCGACGAGGGAGGAGAGTTTGAGGTTGTGTTTTTTAGGAGCCTGGACGATGAGTTTAACAAGGTGAATTGCTTTTACAAGAAGAAAGTTGGGGAAGTCGTGGAGGAGGCTGAGGAGTTGAATAGGCAGATGGATGCTTTGATTGCTCTTAGGTTAAAGGTTGATAATCCAGAGGTGGATATTGGAGGGACTGATTTGGCAAGCAATGGGATTTCTTCAGTCTCAGCAGTTCATCCCACAAGTGGTAGAAAAACAG GGGGAGAAGATATGGATGTGATTAACGAAGTTGAGATGAGCGATGAAGAAGAAATGGAAGATGATGAAGAGAGGGGAGGCAAAGAATCGGAAACCGATGACCGGAAAGCCAACAGAGGGACGGTGGATATTCAGGGGCTTAAACCACCACAACTAGAGGTTCTAGATCATATAAAGATCAACATGATACCTGAAACTCCAGTGTCAACAATTAAAAGCATATTCCAGCAGAATTACTTATCATTCAGCAAGAAACAGCTGAGGAAAGTAGAAGAGCAAATGAAACAGGCTTTTAGTGAGTTCTATCAAAAGCTCCGGCTTTTAAAAAGCTACTG TTTCCTTAATCAATTGGCTTTCTCAAAGATCATGAAGAAATATGACAAG TTCTCTTCAAGGAATGCATCGAAGGTTTACTTGAATATGGTGGATAATTCTTATCTCAGTAGCAGCGATGAA GTTACTAGGCTTTTGGAAAGGGTGGAGACTACCTTCATAAAGCACTTCGCAAATGGAAATCGAAGAAAAGGAATGAAGACATTAAGGCCGAAAGCTAGAAGGGAAAAGCATAGAAGTACATTTTTCTTGG GGTTGCTCTCCGGGGGCTCCATTGCACTTGTAGTAGCCATCATTGTGCTTATGCATGCAAGAAATATCCTTGAGAGTGACGGGCGTGTTCTGTACATGGAAAACATATTTCCC TTTTGCAGCCTGTTTGGATTCATTGTCCTACATCTGATCATGTTCTCAGCGAACATATTCTTTTGGAGGTGCTATCGTGTAAATTATCCATTTATCTTTGGCTTCAAGCAAGGGTCAGAGATTGGTTACAGACAGCTTTGCCTTCTCAGTTCAGGTATTGCAATTCTCGCATTGGCTGGTGTCATCTCAACTTTGGATATGGAGTTGGATCCAAGAACAAAAAGCTTCGTAGCCTTGAAAGAATTAGTCCCCCTGGGCCTAGTCATT GTTGTGCTTCTTATAATGTTTTGTCCTTTCAACGTTATATATCGTTCCAGTCGATATTTCCTCCTTCTATGCATATCCCATTGTCTTCTTGCTCCTCTTTATAAG GTCACCCTGCCGGATTTTTTCTTGGCAGATCAGCTTACTAGCCAG GTTCAAGCTTTCAGGAGTTTGGAATTCTATGTTTGCTATTACGGTTGGGGGGACTTCAAAAAGAGATCACACAACTGCCTCGACAGCCACGTTTTTAAATCCTTCTACTTTGTTGTAGCAATTATTCCTTATTGGATCCGTTCGCTTCAG TGTGTGCGACGCTTGATAGAGGAGAGAGATGGAATGCAAGGGTTAAATGCGCTGAAATACTTCTCAACAATCGTTGCAGTAGCCATGAGAACAAGTTATGGTCTGAAAGAAGGGATGACATCGAAAATCCTTGCTATAGTTAGTTCAGTTGTGGCAACTGTTGTCGGTACATATTGGGACATTGTCATCGATTGGGGTCTTCTGCAACGAAATTCTAAAAATCCTTGGCTGAGAGACAAACTCCTCGTATCAAACCACAGTGTTTATTTCATAGCCATG GTGTTGAATGTTGTACTGAGACTCGCTTGGATGCAGTCAGTACTGGGAATTAGAGAAGCGCCTTTTGTCCATAGAACAGCCTTGACTGCGATGGTTGCCTGCTTAGAGATCATTCGTCGTGGCATATGGAACTTCTTTCG GTTGGAGAATGAGCACTTGAACAATGTCGGAAAGTACCGTGCGTTCAAGTCTGTACCCCTACCCTTCAACTATGAACGTGATTACACCAGGAGCAGCTGA